The following are from one region of the Microbacterium paraoxydans genome:
- the aztC gene encoding zinc ABC transporter substrate-binding protein AztC encodes MRLLRPLAAVLVALAAVTLTACAPPADARPVVVVSTNILGDVVGELVGDQARVVTLMKPNADPHSFEISAQEAATLRDADLLVSNGLGLEEGLQQHLDAAVAAEVPSFVAGDAIEVLDYRDGDAAGMPDSHFWTDPARMIDVVDALEPALAALDGVDADILAADVADYREELTALDAEMTTAFATIPEDRRALVTNHHVFGYLADRFDFEVVGAVIPGGTTLAAPSASDLADLVGAVEETGVPAVFAESSSPDRLVQALADEADVHVEVIELFTESLTAEDGGAPDYLTMMRVNTERIASGLTR; translated from the coding sequence ATGCGCCTCCTACGACCTCTCGCCGCCGTTCTCGTCGCGCTCGCCGCCGTCACTCTGACCGCCTGCGCCCCTCCCGCCGATGCGCGGCCGGTGGTCGTCGTCTCGACGAACATCCTGGGCGATGTGGTCGGCGAGCTCGTCGGCGATCAGGCTCGCGTCGTCACCCTCATGAAGCCGAACGCCGACCCGCACTCGTTCGAGATCTCGGCGCAGGAGGCCGCCACGCTGCGGGACGCCGACCTGCTCGTCTCCAACGGACTCGGGCTCGAGGAGGGCCTGCAGCAGCATCTCGACGCGGCCGTCGCGGCCGAGGTGCCGTCCTTCGTCGCGGGCGACGCGATCGAAGTCCTGGACTACCGCGACGGCGACGCTGCGGGAATGCCGGACTCCCACTTCTGGACCGATCCGGCGCGGATGATCGACGTCGTCGACGCCCTGGAGCCCGCCCTGGCCGCGCTCGACGGAGTCGACGCCGACATCCTCGCCGCCGACGTGGCCGATTATCGCGAGGAGCTGACGGCGCTCGACGCCGAGATGACGACCGCGTTCGCCACGATCCCGGAGGATCGCCGGGCGCTCGTGACGAACCACCACGTCTTCGGCTACCTCGCCGACCGCTTCGACTTCGAGGTCGTCGGCGCCGTCATCCCGGGCGGCACCACGCTCGCGGCCCCCTCGGCCTCCGACCTCGCCGATCTCGTGGGTGCCGTGGAGGAGACGGGTGTACCCGCCGTCTTCGCGGAGTCCTCCTCCCCCGACCGCCTCGTCCAGGCGCTCGCCGACGAGGCCGACGTCCACGTCGAGGTGATCGAGCTGTTCACCGAATCGCTCACCGCGGAAGACGGCGGCGCCCCGGACTACCTGACCATGATGCGCGTCAACACCGAGCGCATCGCCTCCGGTCTCACCCGCTGA
- a CDS encoding DUF488 domain-containing protein yields MSEPFFTIGHSTRTIDEFLGLVQESRVESVVDVRRLPGSKRYPQFDQDALASSLQDAGIAYRREEALTGRRPVSRDVPFETNAWWQNRSFHNYADHALSADFGRALDELRAEGRARRVTVMCSESVWWRCHRRIIADHLLARDEVVRHILGPGHVDRAELSGGAVVRADAVVTYPAA; encoded by the coding sequence ATGTCTGAGCCGTTCTTCACCATCGGGCACTCCACCCGCACGATCGACGAGTTCCTCGGGCTCGTGCAGGAGAGCCGCGTGGAGAGTGTCGTCGACGTGCGGCGTCTCCCCGGCTCGAAGCGCTACCCGCAGTTCGACCAGGACGCGCTGGCTTCTTCCTTGCAGGACGCGGGGATCGCCTACCGTCGCGAAGAGGCGCTGACGGGTAGACGCCCGGTGAGCAGGGACGTGCCCTTCGAGACCAACGCGTGGTGGCAGAACCGCAGCTTCCACAACTACGCCGATCACGCCCTGTCCGCGGATTTCGGACGCGCCCTCGATGAGCTCCGCGCCGAGGGTCGCGCGCGGCGCGTCACGGTCATGTGCTCGGAGAGCGTGTGGTGGCGATGCCATCGACGGATCATCGCCGACCACCTCCTCGCGCGGGACGAGGTCGTCCGCCATATCCTCGGTCCGGGGCACGTCGATAGGGCGGAGCTCAGCGGCGGCGCCGTCGTCCGCGCGGACGCGGTGGTCACGTACCCGGCCGCATGA
- a CDS encoding YihY/virulence factor BrkB family protein, whose translation MSKAPTARSGSASAPPPEHDEKPDSPTDLQKRSWKYVLVKSVREFSADQCMDGAAALTYYAVLSIFPAMIAVFSLLGVFGQGGAAADAVLGIIGDVAPPETAKALRGPIEQISQAPGAGIALVFGILLALWSASGYVGAFSRVMNRIYEIEEGRPFWKLRPMQLLVTLITVVSLTIVAIVLVLSGDVVSALGDAIGAGEGVQLAWNIAKWPLLLFVVVFLVAMLYYATPNAKQPKFRWISMGALVAIVVLAVATLGFVLYVTTFSNYERTYGSMAGVIVFLLWLWIANLALLFGAEFDAELERGRQLQAGIAAERDIQLPARDTRQSDKRAEKERKDIEEGRRIRIENDDDAPEPEDRATRGR comes from the coding sequence ATGTCGAAGGCACCCACAGCACGAAGCGGATCCGCGTCCGCTCCACCGCCCGAGCACGACGAGAAGCCGGACAGCCCGACGGATCTGCAGAAACGGTCGTGGAAGTACGTCCTCGTCAAGAGCGTCCGGGAGTTCTCCGCCGACCAGTGCATGGACGGCGCAGCGGCCCTCACGTACTACGCGGTGCTCTCGATCTTCCCCGCCATGATCGCCGTCTTCTCGCTGCTCGGCGTGTTCGGCCAGGGCGGCGCCGCCGCAGACGCGGTGCTGGGGATCATCGGCGACGTGGCACCGCCGGAGACCGCGAAAGCCCTCCGCGGGCCCATCGAGCAGATCTCCCAGGCGCCAGGCGCCGGGATCGCGCTCGTGTTCGGAATCCTCCTCGCTCTCTGGTCGGCGTCGGGGTATGTCGGAGCGTTCAGCCGGGTGATGAACCGCATCTACGAGATCGAGGAGGGGCGGCCGTTCTGGAAGCTGCGTCCCATGCAGCTGCTCGTCACGCTCATCACCGTCGTCTCGCTGACGATCGTCGCCATCGTGCTCGTGCTCTCCGGGGATGTGGTGTCGGCGCTGGGCGACGCGATCGGCGCAGGCGAGGGCGTGCAGCTCGCGTGGAACATCGCCAAGTGGCCCCTGCTGCTGTTCGTCGTCGTCTTCCTCGTGGCGATGCTGTACTACGCGACCCCGAATGCCAAGCAGCCGAAGTTCCGGTGGATCAGCATGGGCGCCCTCGTGGCGATCGTGGTGCTGGCCGTCGCCACTCTCGGCTTCGTGCTCTACGTCACCACCTTCTCCAACTACGAGCGCACCTACGGATCGATGGCGGGCGTCATCGTGTTCCTGCTCTGGCTGTGGATCGCGAACCTCGCCCTCCTGTTCGGCGCCGAGTTCGACGCCGAGCTGGAGCGCGGCCGCCAGCTCCAGGCCGGGATCGCCGCCGAACGCGACATCCAGCTTCCCGCGCGCGACACCCGCCAGAGCGACAAGCGCGCGGAGAAGGAGCGGAAGGACATCGAGGAGGGACGGCGCATCCGCATCGAGAACGACGATGACGCGCCGGAGCCGGAAGACCGGGCGACGAGAGGACGATGA
- a CDS encoding metal ABC transporter ATP-binding protein translates to MTRTLRTADGALRLDDVSVRLGDREALRGVTLEVEAGEFVVVTGPNGAGKSTLLEVAAGVRSPTRGWRSVTGPIAFVPQRAAVPPGLPLTARDVVTVGTWRRLGAFRRRDRRARAAVAAAMERTAVSALQRLPFATLSGGQQQRVLLAQGVAGEAGVLLVDEPTTALDAASVRRIRAVLREEADRGAVILCVTHDSTLIADADREVALRNGVRLSARR, encoded by the coding sequence ATGACGAGAACCCTCCGCACCGCCGACGGCGCCCTGCGTCTCGACGACGTCTCCGTCCGGCTCGGCGACCGCGAGGCCCTGCGCGGCGTCACCCTGGAGGTGGAGGCGGGCGAGTTCGTCGTGGTCACGGGTCCGAACGGCGCGGGGAAGTCGACGCTCCTGGAGGTGGCCGCCGGGGTGCGCTCACCGACCAGGGGGTGGCGGAGTGTGACCGGTCCGATCGCCTTCGTGCCGCAGCGCGCCGCGGTGCCTCCGGGCCTTCCGCTCACCGCGCGAGATGTCGTGACGGTCGGGACGTGGCGTCGGCTCGGGGCGTTCCGGCGGCGGGATCGGCGGGCGCGTGCGGCGGTGGCGGCGGCGATGGAGCGCACCGCCGTGTCGGCTCTGCAGCGCCTGCCGTTCGCGACGCTGTCCGGCGGCCAGCAGCAGCGTGTGCTCCTGGCTCAAGGGGTCGCGGGGGAAGCAGGCGTCCTGCTCGTGGACGAGCCGACGACGGCCCTGGACGCCGCATCGGTCCGTCGCATCCGGGCAGTGCTGCGGGAGGAGGCGGATCGCGGGGCGGTCATCCTCTGCGTCACGCACGATTCGACCCTGATCGCGGATGCCGACCGCGAGGTCGCGCTCCGAAACGGCGTGCGGCTCTCCGCGCGGCGCTGA
- a CDS encoding transglycosylase SLT domain-containing protein gives MSTGRPHRRAVGVVGGWLGIAAMLAGCMAIPADVDGTLDEARDGEIRVGITHNPPWTDTTDPSDPAGVEVRLVEEFAETLDATVVWTVDSEANLAERLHDHALDLAVGGFTDDTPWVDKAAMTVPFDDATTAGETKKHVMLTVLGENRFLTTLETFLLERGGAR, from the coding sequence ATGAGCACCGGAAGACCACACCGCCGCGCGGTCGGGGTCGTCGGAGGATGGCTCGGGATCGCCGCAATGCTCGCCGGCTGCATGGCCATCCCCGCCGACGTCGACGGCACCCTCGACGAGGCCCGCGACGGCGAGATCCGGGTCGGGATCACCCACAACCCGCCGTGGACGGACACGACCGATCCCTCGGACCCGGCCGGGGTCGAAGTGCGCCTCGTGGAGGAGTTCGCCGAGACGCTGGACGCGACCGTCGTCTGGACGGTCGACAGTGAGGCGAACCTCGCCGAACGGCTGCACGACCACGCCCTCGACCTGGCCGTCGGCGGGTTCACCGATGACACCCCCTGGGTCGACAAGGCGGCGATGACCGTCCCGTTCGACGATGCGACGACCGCGGGCGAGACGAAGAAGCACGTCATGCTCACCGTTCTGGGGGAGAACCGGTTCCTCACGACCCTCGAGACCTTCCTGCTCGAACGAGGAGGCGCCCGATGA
- the aztB gene encoding zinc ABC transporter permease AztB, whose translation MTPSLAALLTPFTLEFFQRGLLGGALVAVLCGVVGTWVVVRGMAFLGEALAHGMLPGVALATVLGAPVLVGGAVSAVAMSIGIGALQRRARLSYDTSIGLLFVAMLALGVIIISHSGSFATDATAILFGDILAITRPDLLLLAAAAVVGVTVATLCHRPFVALALDARIATVLGLRPRWAQAALVGLVTLAVVASYQAVGSLLVVGLLLAPAVAAGQWTSRLPTRMALACAFGVAAVLAGLLASWYAATAAGASVAAAAIALAGLSWAARVAVRTPRPIAPPAPVSAS comes from the coding sequence GTGACCCCCTCGCTCGCCGCCCTGCTCACCCCGTTCACGCTCGAGTTCTTCCAGCGCGGACTCCTCGGCGGCGCTCTCGTCGCGGTCCTCTGCGGGGTCGTCGGCACCTGGGTCGTCGTCCGAGGGATGGCCTTCCTCGGTGAGGCCCTGGCCCACGGGATGCTGCCCGGCGTCGCGCTGGCCACGGTGCTCGGGGCGCCCGTGCTCGTCGGCGGGGCGGTCAGCGCCGTCGCGATGAGCATCGGCATCGGCGCCCTGCAGCGACGCGCCCGGCTCTCCTACGACACGAGCATCGGACTGCTCTTCGTCGCGATGCTGGCCCTGGGGGTGATCATCATCTCCCACTCCGGGAGCTTCGCCACGGATGCGACGGCGATCCTCTTCGGCGACATCCTCGCGATCACCCGCCCCGACCTCCTCCTGCTCGCGGCGGCCGCGGTCGTGGGAGTGACGGTCGCCACCCTCTGCCATCGGCCGTTCGTCGCGCTCGCCCTCGACGCCCGCATCGCGACGGTGCTCGGGCTCCGCCCACGGTGGGCCCAGGCGGCCCTGGTCGGACTGGTGACCCTCGCGGTGGTGGCGTCGTACCAGGCGGTCGGCTCGCTGCTCGTCGTCGGTCTGCTCCTCGCCCCCGCGGTCGCCGCCGGACAGTGGACGTCGCGCCTGCCCACGCGGATGGCGCTCGCGTGCGCCTTCGGCGTGGCTGCCGTCCTCGCCGGTCTCCTCGCGTCCTGGTATGCGGCCACCGCCGCGGGAGCGTCCGTCGCCGCCGCCGCGATCGCCCTCGCCGGTCTGTCCTGGGCGGCGCGGGTCGCCGTGCGAACACCGCGGCCGATCGCCCCTCCGGCCCCTGTCTCCGCCTCCTGA
- the aztD gene encoding zinc metallochaperone AztD — protein MKTLPLRRALVGAVALGAAVTLASCSTTAGAGSAASDAPESDAGPRVAVSYEGGILVLDGETLDTVADFDSEPFTRLNPAGDGRHVMVTMSDGFQVLDTGAGSADEAVLTDTVFEADTPGHVVRHGGKTILYADGTSDTTIFDTADLGDGGLPEVETVDGVEAHHGVSVLLEDGTFLTTVGDADGRSGIVVRDADGTEIASSDQCPGVHGEGTAADEVVVFGCEDGALVYKDGEITKLAAPDQPYGRMGNAYVSETSPIIVGDYKNDPDAEGYLLGAVTLIDTAAMTSEVVSLPEGAEYTFRDVARGPGDLAYILGADGAIHVLDPETGEITDSYPVIEAWEGPAEWQDPHPAIVVAGDIAYVTEPAADSVHAVDLTTGEVLASTELEVTPNEIAPAAG, from the coding sequence ATGAAGACACTCCCCCTGCGCCGGGCGCTGGTCGGGGCGGTCGCCCTCGGCGCCGCCGTGACGCTCGCCTCCTGCTCGACCACGGCCGGAGCCGGCTCCGCCGCGAGCGACGCCCCGGAATCGGACGCCGGCCCCAGGGTGGCCGTCTCGTATGAGGGCGGCATCCTCGTCCTCGACGGCGAGACCCTCGACACCGTCGCCGATTTCGACTCCGAGCCGTTCACCCGCCTGAATCCGGCCGGCGACGGTCGCCACGTCATGGTGACGATGAGTGACGGCTTCCAGGTGCTCGACACCGGGGCCGGATCAGCCGACGAGGCGGTCCTGACCGACACGGTGTTCGAGGCCGACACCCCCGGCCACGTCGTCCGCCACGGCGGCAAGACCATCCTCTACGCCGACGGCACGAGCGACACCACGATCTTCGACACCGCCGATCTCGGCGACGGCGGTCTCCCGGAAGTGGAGACCGTCGACGGCGTCGAGGCACACCACGGCGTCTCGGTGCTGTTGGAGGACGGCACCTTCCTCACCACGGTGGGCGATGCGGACGGTCGCAGCGGCATCGTGGTGCGCGATGCGGACGGTACGGAGATCGCCTCGTCCGACCAGTGCCCCGGCGTCCACGGCGAAGGCACCGCGGCCGACGAGGTGGTCGTCTTCGGCTGCGAGGACGGCGCGCTGGTCTACAAGGACGGCGAGATCACCAAGCTCGCCGCTCCCGACCAGCCATACGGCCGCATGGGCAACGCGTACGTGAGCGAGACGAGCCCGATCATCGTCGGGGACTACAAGAACGACCCCGACGCCGAGGGCTACCTGCTGGGCGCGGTCACGCTCATCGACACCGCGGCGATGACGTCCGAGGTCGTGTCCCTGCCCGAGGGGGCGGAGTACACCTTCCGCGACGTCGCGCGCGGCCCGGGCGACCTGGCCTACATCCTCGGTGCCGACGGCGCCATCCACGTGCTCGACCCGGAGACCGGCGAGATCACCGACTCCTACCCGGTCATCGAGGCGTGGGAAGGGCCCGCCGAGTGGCAGGACCCGCACCCCGCCATCGTCGTCGCCGGCGATATCGCGTACGTGACCGAGCCGGCCGCCGACAGCGTGCACGCCGTCGACCTCACCACCGGCGAGGTGCTCGCGAGCACCGAACTGGAGGTCACGCCGAACGAGATCGCACCGGCCGCCGGCTGA